The following are encoded together in the Leptidea sinapis chromosome 29, ilLepSina1.1, whole genome shotgun sequence genome:
- the LOC126973623 gene encoding uncharacterized protein LOC126973623, translating to MDEKNYLKLLSLITPLIQRQDTVMRKAISAHERLSVTLRFLATGRTYECLKYSAIISPQALGRIIPETCDAIYEALKDDYLQFPDSSDKWKETAQLFEERWNFPHCLGAIDGKHIDIVPPADSGSYFYNYKGRHSMVLMAIVDAKYRFLLADSGTNGRVSDGGVLQNTTFFEKLQMKHLNLPDSEPIQHSSRCLPYLFVADDAFPLRPDMMKPYRQADLSSYEKKIFNYRLSRARRIVENAFGILASRFRIYHTQINLEPNNIEKVVMATCVLHNFLMEHTPNSYAPPRCFYRENVDNGTVVTTGYDATRSNVENLQVQNRGNVLNDAKKVRLEYQTYFVNEGKVPWQDSFIEM from the exons atggatgaaaaaaattatttgaaactaTTATCATTGATTACTCCGTTAATACAAAGACAAGATACTGTTATGAGGAAAGCAATATCAGCACATGAGAGACTATCAGTAACATTAAGATTTCTTGCAACAGGAAGAACATACGAGTGTCTTAAATATTCTGCTATTATATCACCTCAGGCTTTGGGCCGAATAATACCAGAAACATGCGATGCTATTTATGAAGCACTGAAAGACGACTATTTACAG tttccaGATTCATCGGATAAATGGAAGGAAACCGCACAACTTTTTGAAGAGAGATGGAATTTTCCTCACTGCTTGGGTGCCATAGATGGAAAACACATAGACATAGTGCCACCTGCTGATAGTGGATCTTATTTCTACAACTACAAAGGACGACATAGCATGGTTCTTATGGCAATAGTTGATGCCAAATACCGATTTCTATTAGCAGATTCTGGTACAAATGGAAGAGTTTCCGACGGAGGTGTTTTGCAGAATACAACGTTTTTTGAAAAGTTacaaatgaaacatttaaatcttCCAGACTCCGAACCGATTCAACACAGTTCAAGGTGTTTGCCATATCTATTTGTTGCTGATGACGCATTCCCGTTGAGACCTGACATGATGAAACCATATCGTCAAGCGGATTTGAGCAgctacgaaaaaaaaatttttaattatagattATCTCGCGCAAGAAGAATAGTTGAAAACGCTTTTGGCATACTAGCATCAAGATTTCGCATTTACCATACTCAGATCAATTTAGAACCAAACAATATAGAAAAAGTGGTAATGGCTACATGTGTTTTGCACAACTTTCTAATGGAGCACACTCCTAATTCATATGCACCTCCAAGATGTTTTTATCGAGAAAATGTGGATAATGGAACTGTTGTTACCACGGGCTACGATGCCACACGTTCAAACGTAGAAAATTTACAAGTACAAAATCGAGGAAATGTCCTGAATGATGCAAAAAAAGTCAGACTAGAATACCAAACTTACTTTGTCAATGAAGGCAAAGTACCTTGGCAGGatagttttattgaaatgtga